One segment of Hemibagrus wyckioides isolate EC202008001 linkage group LG05, SWU_Hwy_1.0, whole genome shotgun sequence DNA contains the following:
- the LOC131353009 gene encoding tumor necrosis factor receptor superfamily member 11A-like isoform X2, producing the protein MGASAVFSVKPVKMTEKAISLLRNNTTKEENGGLQEDLKSCDHRVHCTAPMLWFDKIMKSAFLTRLHILGICAALTFGSKCGQSEYLSAAEECCPMCAIGSVVLKDCHGDYSTTCKPCSKGTFMNEPNGLHACFQCKICENGLYISQNCTTIKDTVCGVLDGYYCMHYSDERRDCSLAIKHSKCKPGEQIKTPGTKSSDTVCEPCLSGFYSPEGVNCSKWTDCSVKNEIEDQEGTSIKDVQCKPGRNRYGLIAAFLIDAVLLLSLIVLYFSHRLGIRCELCWGFFSISNNTSIQYVKWKSWYLLKYLTYHYTTIFITIVSVCFTLILCTNTLFIFAGCRTLKSPVAETNPHTSQCVPSTSQPSEIQKTDSPALHPDCNKEHKIYKNT; encoded by the exons ATGGGAGCTTCAGCTGTTttcagtgtaaaacctgtgaAAATG ACAGAGAAAGCCATCTCTCTTTTGAGAAATAACACAACTAAAGAAGAAAATGGAGGACTGCAGGAAGATTTAAAGTCCTGTGACCACAGAGTTCACTGCACTGCTCCAATGCTATGGTTCGACAAAATAATGAAATCCGCATTTCTGACACGTTTGCACATATTGG GTATCTGTGCTGCCCTCACGTTTGGAAGTAAATGCGGACAAAGTGAATATCTATCAGCAGCTGAAGAATGCTGTCCTATGTGTGCTATAG GGTCAGTGGTTCTGAAAGACTGTCATGGTGATTACAGTACAACATGCAAACCTTGCTCTAAAGGAACATTTATGAATGAACCAAATGGGCTACATGCCTGTTTTCAGTGTAAAATCTGTGAAAATG GACTTTATATTTCACAAAACTGTACAACAATAAAGGATACAGTATGTGGGGTGTTGGATGGATATTATTGTATGCATTATTCAGATGAAAGAAGAGATTGTTCTCTTGCAATAAAACATAGTAAATGCAAACCAGGGGAACAGATAAAAACTCCAG GCACAAAGTCCTCAGATACAGTTTGTGAGCCCTGTCTCTCAGGATTTTACTCTCCTGAAGGTGTGAACTGTTCTAAATGGACTGA CTGTTCAGTCAAAAATGAGATTGAGGACCAAGAAGGCACTTCCATTAAAGATGTTCAATGCAAACCAGGAAGGAACAGATATGGTCTCATAGCAGCTTTTCTCATAGACGCAGTTCTTTTACTGTCActtatagttttatatttcAGTCACAGACTAGGAATCAGATGTGAGTTGTGCTGGGGGTTTTTTTCTATTTCAAACAACACATCAATTCAGTATGTTAAGTGGAAATCATGGTATCTGCTCAAATATCTAACATATCACTATACTACAATATTCATAActattgttagtgtttgttttacattaaTTCTTTGCACTAATACACTCTTCATTTTTGCAGGTTGCAGAACATTAAAG AGTCCTGTAGCGGAAACAAATCCTCACACTTCACAGTGTGTCCCATCAACCAGTCAACC GAGTGAAATTCAGAAAACAGACTCACCAGCTCTCCATCCAGACTGTAACAAGGAACACAAGATTTATAAGAATACATGA
- the LOC131353009 gene encoding tumor necrosis factor receptor superfamily member 14-like isoform X3 → MYKTYSFIFEPQTSKQKYNIPLIVTQTEKAISLLRNNTTKEENGGLQEDLKSCDHRVHCTAPMLWFDKIMKSAFLTRLHILGICAALTFGSKCGQSEYLSAAEECCPMCAIGSVVLKDCHGDYSTTCKPCSKGTFMNEPNGLHACFQCKICENGLYISQNCTTIKDTVCGVLDGYYCMHYSDERRDCSLAIKHSKCKPGEQIKTPGTKSSDTVCEPCLSGFYSPEGVNCSKWTDCSVKNEIEDQEGTSIKDVQCKPGRNRYGLIAAFLIDAVLLLSLIVLYFSHRLGIRCCRTLKSPVAETNPHTSQCVPSTSQPSEIQKTDSPALHPDCNKEHKIYKNT, encoded by the exons ATGTATAAAActtatagttttatatttgAACCACAGACAAGCAAACAGAA ATATAATATTCCCTTGATCGTGACCCAGACAGAGAAAGCCATCTCTCTTTTGAGAAATAACACAACTAAAGAAGAAAATGGAGGACTGCAGGAAGATTTAAAGTCCTGTGACCACAGAGTTCACTGCACTGCTCCAATGCTATGGTTCGACAAAATAATGAAATCCGCATTTCTGACACGTTTGCACATATTGG GTATCTGTGCTGCCCTCACGTTTGGAAGTAAATGCGGACAAAGTGAATATCTATCAGCAGCTGAAGAATGCTGTCCTATGTGTGCTATAG GGTCAGTGGTTCTGAAAGACTGTCATGGTGATTACAGTACAACATGCAAACCTTGCTCTAAAGGAACATTTATGAATGAACCAAATGGGCTACATGCCTGTTTTCAGTGTAAAATCTGTGAAAATG GACTTTATATTTCACAAAACTGTACAACAATAAAGGATACAGTATGTGGGGTGTTGGATGGATATTATTGTATGCATTATTCAGATGAAAGAAGAGATTGTTCTCTTGCAATAAAACATAGTAAATGCAAACCAGGGGAACAGATAAAAACTCCAG GCACAAAGTCCTCAGATACAGTTTGTGAGCCCTGTCTCTCAGGATTTTACTCTCCTGAAGGTGTGAACTGTTCTAAATGGACTGA CTGTTCAGTCAAAAATGAGATTGAGGACCAAGAAGGCACTTCCATTAAAGATGTTCAATGCAAACCAGGAAGGAACAGATATGGTCTCATAGCAGCTTTTCTCATAGACGCAGTTCTTTTACTGTCActtatagttttatatttcAGTCACAGACTAGGAATCAGAT GTTGCAGAACATTAAAG AGTCCTGTAGCGGAAACAAATCCTCACACTTCACAGTGTGTCCCATCAACCAGTCAACC GAGTGAAATTCAGAAAACAGACTCACCAGCTCTCCATCCAGACTGTAACAAGGAACACAAGATTTATAAGAATACATGA
- the LOC131353009 gene encoding tumor necrosis factor receptor superfamily member 14-like isoform X5, with protein MYKTYSFIFEPQTSKQKYNIPLIVTQTEKAISLLRNNTTKEENGGLQEDLKSCDHRVHCTAPMLWFDKIMKSAFLTRLHILGICAALTFGSKCGQSEYLSAAEECCPMCAIGSVVLKDCHGDYSTTCKPCSKGTFMNEPNGLHACFQCKICENGLYISQNCTTIKDTVCGVLDGYYCMHYSDERRDCSLAIKHSKCKPGEQIKTPGTKSSDTVCEPCLSGFYSPEGVNCSKWTELQNIKESCSGNKSSHFTVCPINQSTE; from the exons ATGTATAAAActtatagttttatatttgAACCACAGACAAGCAAACAGAA ATATAATATTCCCTTGATCGTGACCCAGACAGAGAAAGCCATCTCTCTTTTGAGAAATAACACAACTAAAGAAGAAAATGGAGGACTGCAGGAAGATTTAAAGTCCTGTGACCACAGAGTTCACTGCACTGCTCCAATGCTATGGTTCGACAAAATAATGAAATCCGCATTTCTGACACGTTTGCACATATTGG GTATCTGTGCTGCCCTCACGTTTGGAAGTAAATGCGGACAAAGTGAATATCTATCAGCAGCTGAAGAATGCTGTCCTATGTGTGCTATAG GGTCAGTGGTTCTGAAAGACTGTCATGGTGATTACAGTACAACATGCAAACCTTGCTCTAAAGGAACATTTATGAATGAACCAAATGGGCTACATGCCTGTTTTCAGTGTAAAATCTGTGAAAATG GACTTTATATTTCACAAAACTGTACAACAATAAAGGATACAGTATGTGGGGTGTTGGATGGATATTATTGTATGCATTATTCAGATGAAAGAAGAGATTGTTCTCTTGCAATAAAACATAGTAAATGCAAACCAGGGGAACAGATAAAAACTCCAG GCACAAAGTCCTCAGATACAGTTTGTGAGCCCTGTCTCTCAGGATTTTACTCTCCTGAAGGTGTGAACTGTTCTAAATGGACTGA GTTGCAGAACATTAAAG AGTCCTGTAGCGGAAACAAATCCTCACACTTCACAGTGTGTCCCATCAACCAGTCAACC GAGTGA
- the LOC131353009 gene encoding tumor necrosis factor receptor superfamily member 11A-like isoform X1, with the protein MYKTYSFIFEPQTSKQKYNIPLIVTQTEKAISLLRNNTTKEENGGLQEDLKSCDHRVHCTAPMLWFDKIMKSAFLTRLHILGICAALTFGSKCGQSEYLSAAEECCPMCAIGSVVLKDCHGDYSTTCKPCSKGTFMNEPNGLHACFQCKICENGLYISQNCTTIKDTVCGVLDGYYCMHYSDERRDCSLAIKHSKCKPGEQIKTPGTKSSDTVCEPCLSGFYSPEGVNCSKWTDCSVKNEIEDQEGTSIKDVQCKPGRNRYGLIAAFLIDAVLLLSLIVLYFSHRLGIRCELCWGFFSISNNTSIQYVKWKSWYLLKYLTYHYTTIFITIVSVCFTLILCTNTLFIFAGCRTLKSPVAETNPHTSQCVPSTSQPSEIQKTDSPALHPDCNKEHKIYKNT; encoded by the exons ATGTATAAAActtatagttttatatttgAACCACAGACAAGCAAACAGAA ATATAATATTCCCTTGATCGTGACCCAGACAGAGAAAGCCATCTCTCTTTTGAGAAATAACACAACTAAAGAAGAAAATGGAGGACTGCAGGAAGATTTAAAGTCCTGTGACCACAGAGTTCACTGCACTGCTCCAATGCTATGGTTCGACAAAATAATGAAATCCGCATTTCTGACACGTTTGCACATATTGG GTATCTGTGCTGCCCTCACGTTTGGAAGTAAATGCGGACAAAGTGAATATCTATCAGCAGCTGAAGAATGCTGTCCTATGTGTGCTATAG GGTCAGTGGTTCTGAAAGACTGTCATGGTGATTACAGTACAACATGCAAACCTTGCTCTAAAGGAACATTTATGAATGAACCAAATGGGCTACATGCCTGTTTTCAGTGTAAAATCTGTGAAAATG GACTTTATATTTCACAAAACTGTACAACAATAAAGGATACAGTATGTGGGGTGTTGGATGGATATTATTGTATGCATTATTCAGATGAAAGAAGAGATTGTTCTCTTGCAATAAAACATAGTAAATGCAAACCAGGGGAACAGATAAAAACTCCAG GCACAAAGTCCTCAGATACAGTTTGTGAGCCCTGTCTCTCAGGATTTTACTCTCCTGAAGGTGTGAACTGTTCTAAATGGACTGA CTGTTCAGTCAAAAATGAGATTGAGGACCAAGAAGGCACTTCCATTAAAGATGTTCAATGCAAACCAGGAAGGAACAGATATGGTCTCATAGCAGCTTTTCTCATAGACGCAGTTCTTTTACTGTCActtatagttttatatttcAGTCACAGACTAGGAATCAGATGTGAGTTGTGCTGGGGGTTTTTTTCTATTTCAAACAACACATCAATTCAGTATGTTAAGTGGAAATCATGGTATCTGCTCAAATATCTAACATATCACTATACTACAATATTCATAActattgttagtgtttgttttacattaaTTCTTTGCACTAATACACTCTTCATTTTTGCAGGTTGCAGAACATTAAAG AGTCCTGTAGCGGAAACAAATCCTCACACTTCACAGTGTGTCCCATCAACCAGTCAACC GAGTGAAATTCAGAAAACAGACTCACCAGCTCTCCATCCAGACTGTAACAAGGAACACAAGATTTATAAGAATACATGA
- the LOC131353009 gene encoding tumor necrosis factor receptor superfamily member 14-like isoform X4 has product MLWFDKIMKSAFLTRLHILGICAALTFGSKCGQSEYLSAAEECCPMCAIGSVVLKDCHGDYSTTCKPCSKGTFMNEPNGLHACFQCKICENGLYISQNCTTIKDTVCGVLDGYYCMHYSDERRDCSLAIKHSKCKPGEQIKTPGTKSSDTVCEPCLSGFYSPEGVNCSKWTDCSVKNEIEDQEGTSIKDVQCKPGRNRYGLIAAFLIDAVLLLSLIVLYFSHRLGIRCELCWGFFSISNNTSIQYVKWKSWYLLKYLTYHYTTIFITIVSVCFTLILCTNTLFIFAGCRTLKSPVAETNPHTSQCVPSTSQPSEIQKTDSPALHPDCNKEHKIYKNT; this is encoded by the exons ATGCTATGGTTCGACAAAATAATGAAATCCGCATTTCTGACACGTTTGCACATATTGG GTATCTGTGCTGCCCTCACGTTTGGAAGTAAATGCGGACAAAGTGAATATCTATCAGCAGCTGAAGAATGCTGTCCTATGTGTGCTATAG GGTCAGTGGTTCTGAAAGACTGTCATGGTGATTACAGTACAACATGCAAACCTTGCTCTAAAGGAACATTTATGAATGAACCAAATGGGCTACATGCCTGTTTTCAGTGTAAAATCTGTGAAAATG GACTTTATATTTCACAAAACTGTACAACAATAAAGGATACAGTATGTGGGGTGTTGGATGGATATTATTGTATGCATTATTCAGATGAAAGAAGAGATTGTTCTCTTGCAATAAAACATAGTAAATGCAAACCAGGGGAACAGATAAAAACTCCAG GCACAAAGTCCTCAGATACAGTTTGTGAGCCCTGTCTCTCAGGATTTTACTCTCCTGAAGGTGTGAACTGTTCTAAATGGACTGA CTGTTCAGTCAAAAATGAGATTGAGGACCAAGAAGGCACTTCCATTAAAGATGTTCAATGCAAACCAGGAAGGAACAGATATGGTCTCATAGCAGCTTTTCTCATAGACGCAGTTCTTTTACTGTCActtatagttttatatttcAGTCACAGACTAGGAATCAGATGTGAGTTGTGCTGGGGGTTTTTTTCTATTTCAAACAACACATCAATTCAGTATGTTAAGTGGAAATCATGGTATCTGCTCAAATATCTAACATATCACTATACTACAATATTCATAActattgttagtgtttgttttacattaaTTCTTTGCACTAATACACTCTTCATTTTTGCAGGTTGCAGAACATTAAAG AGTCCTGTAGCGGAAACAAATCCTCACACTTCACAGTGTGTCCCATCAACCAGTCAACC GAGTGAAATTCAGAAAACAGACTCACCAGCTCTCCATCCAGACTGTAACAAGGAACACAAGATTTATAAGAATACATGA